In Agromyces sp. 3263, a single genomic region encodes these proteins:
- the hrpA gene encoding ATP-dependent RNA helicase HrpA, with product MLPAITYPAELPVSGQREEIARALRDHQVVIVAGATGSGKTTQLPKICLELGRESIAHTQPRRIAARTIAERISEELQIELGSLVGYQVRFTDKVSESTRVKVMTDGILLNEIHRDRELRRYDTIIIDEAHERSLNIDFLLGYLKRLLPRRPDLKVIVTSATIDPESFAKHFADAAGEPAPVIEVSGRTYPVEVRYRPLVAESGAGPDGDDADDEGAAAEDKDVQRGILEALDELERESSGDVLVFLSGESEIRDAEAAVRAHAVRRGGVGETEVLPLYGRLSSADQHRVFEPSKVAGLRRRVVLATNVAETSLTVPGIRYVVDAGTARISRYSVRSKVQRLPIEAISQASANQRSGRSGRTSDGIAIRLYSEEDYERRPEFTDPEILRTNLAAVILQMASLGLGQIEEFPFLTPPDSRGIRDGLDLLRELGAIDDGAVGDGPQLTRIGRQLSRLPIEPRFARMVLESKAQAVSREVLAIVAGLTIQDPRERPLEKREQADGFHARFVDPTSDFLTLLNLWNHLEEQQRELSGSAFRRMCKAEFLNYLRVREWQDLYRQLVRLAKPLGLHVAERAGEPNGDGIHRALLAGLLSQIGLRDDAKTSTGRGGAGAARESERKGRRQQAEFVGARNTRFVIFPGSALAKKPPAALMSAELVETSRLFARTNAAIDPAWAEQLAGPLAKRSFSEPRWERRQGSAVADEKVTLFGVPIVAKRRIQLSRVDTVLARELFIRHALVEEDWDTSRLDRRLFSFVRGNRALRRELGEVEERTRRRDILAGDEAVVAFYEARVPAEVADTRAFERWWRGEHRRRPDLLTMTRADLLGEEADADRGDGFPDRWRQDDQTYSLAYRFEPGADDDGVTVVVPLVLLPRVEAMGFDWQVPGLRDELITAMLRTLPKVLRRQVVPAAEWAGKIAAELPDGPEAGTARDAFPAVIAHAIRRLTFAPVDPSDFDLDRVPPHLRVTFRAVDERGRVAGTSKDLGELQARLADRTRDAVAKAVTAAPGSAAGRGRAGTAGTAGSAGAGARDGGERGAASVAGTPSAPGPAVAERAGVTSWDWDELPAHVDTRQAGNVIRAYPALVDEKTSVALRLVATAEERDRLSRRGIRRLLVLATPTPVAYVQEHLSNEEKLALAASAYTGPRALLDDCLAACVEAELRTRHPDGLLWTRAEFEAVRDAVAASVVDRMFETVGIVARILRLAREADRAISGASSMHLMAALGDMRSQLGALVPSGFVSATGLDRLRHLPRYLEGILLRVRKLQENPGRDRQAMNQLEPSIAAFEAAGGRIPIDPEGPGRLVRVRWMLEELRVGLFAQELRTAETVSPQRIAKALAG from the coding sequence GTGCTTCCCGCGATCACCTACCCCGCCGAGCTGCCCGTCTCCGGGCAGCGTGAGGAGATCGCGCGCGCGCTCCGCGACCACCAGGTGGTGATCGTCGCCGGCGCCACGGGTTCGGGCAAGACGACGCAGCTGCCGAAGATCTGCCTCGAGCTCGGCCGCGAGTCGATCGCGCACACGCAGCCGCGGCGCATCGCCGCGCGCACCATCGCCGAGCGGATCTCGGAGGAGCTGCAGATCGAGCTCGGGAGCCTGGTCGGATACCAGGTGCGCTTCACCGACAAGGTGAGCGAGTCGACCCGCGTCAAGGTGATGACCGACGGGATCCTCCTCAACGAGATCCACCGCGACCGGGAGCTGCGCCGGTACGACACGATCATCATCGACGAGGCGCACGAGCGAAGCCTGAACATCGACTTCCTGCTCGGCTACCTCAAGCGCCTGCTCCCCCGCCGCCCCGACCTCAAGGTCATCGTGACGAGCGCGACGATCGACCCCGAGAGCTTCGCGAAGCACTTCGCGGATGCGGCGGGCGAGCCGGCGCCCGTCATCGAGGTCTCCGGCCGCACATATCCCGTGGAGGTGCGCTACCGGCCGCTCGTCGCCGAATCGGGCGCCGGGCCCGACGGCGACGATGCCGACGACGAGGGGGCGGCCGCCGAGGACAAGGACGTGCAGCGGGGCATCCTCGAAGCCCTCGACGAGCTCGAGCGCGAGTCATCCGGCGACGTGCTGGTGTTCCTCTCGGGCGAGAGCGAGATCCGCGACGCCGAGGCGGCCGTGCGCGCGCATGCGGTCCGGCGCGGCGGCGTCGGCGAGACCGAGGTGCTCCCCCTCTACGGTCGGCTCTCCTCGGCCGACCAGCACAGGGTGTTCGAGCCGTCGAAGGTCGCCGGGCTGAGGCGACGGGTGGTGCTCGCGACGAACGTGGCCGAGACGAGCCTGACCGTGCCCGGCATCCGGTACGTGGTCGATGCCGGCACGGCGCGCATCAGCCGGTACTCCGTGCGGTCGAAGGTGCAGCGCCTGCCGATCGAGGCGATCTCGCAGGCCTCCGCGAATCAGCGCTCGGGTCGATCCGGCCGCACGAGCGACGGCATCGCGATCCGCCTCTACTCGGAGGAGGACTACGAGCGGCGGCCCGAGTTCACCGACCCCGAGATCCTCCGCACGAACCTGGCGGCGGTGATCCTCCAGATGGCCTCGCTCGGGCTCGGCCAGATCGAGGAGTTCCCCTTCCTCACCCCGCCCGACAGCCGTGGCATCCGTGACGGCCTCGACCTGCTCCGCGAGCTCGGCGCGATCGACGACGGCGCCGTCGGCGACGGCCCGCAGCTCACGCGCATCGGCCGCCAGCTGTCGCGCCTGCCGATCGAGCCGCGCTTCGCGCGCATGGTGCTCGAGTCGAAGGCGCAGGCCGTGTCGCGCGAGGTGCTCGCGATCGTGGCCGGCCTCACCATCCAGGACCCGCGCGAGCGACCGCTCGAGAAGCGCGAGCAGGCCGACGGGTTCCACGCTCGGTTCGTCGACCCCACCAGCGACTTCCTCACGTTGCTGAACCTCTGGAACCACCTCGAGGAACAACAGCGCGAACTCTCCGGCAGCGCGTTCCGGCGCATGTGCAAGGCGGAGTTCCTCAATTACCTGCGCGTGCGCGAGTGGCAGGACCTCTACCGCCAGCTCGTTCGGCTCGCGAAGCCGTTGGGCCTGCACGTGGCCGAGCGCGCCGGCGAGCCGAACGGCGACGGTATCCACCGGGCGCTGCTCGCCGGCCTGCTCTCCCAGATCGGGCTCCGCGACGACGCGAAGACCTCGACCGGACGCGGCGGGGCCGGCGCGGCCCGCGAGTCCGAACGAAAGGGGCGGCGCCAGCAGGCCGAGTTCGTCGGGGCGCGCAACACCAGGTTCGTGATCTTCCCCGGCTCCGCGCTCGCGAAGAAGCCGCCGGCGGCGCTCATGAGCGCCGAGCTCGTCGAGACGAGCCGCCTGTTCGCACGAACGAACGCCGCGATCGACCCGGCCTGGGCCGAGCAGCTGGCGGGCCCGCTCGCGAAGCGGTCGTTCAGCGAGCCTCGCTGGGAGCGCCGGCAGGGCTCGGCCGTGGCCGACGAGAAGGTCACGCTGTTCGGCGTGCCGATCGTGGCGAAACGGCGCATCCAGCTCTCGCGTGTCGACACCGTGCTCGCTCGCGAGCTCTTCATCCGGCATGCCCTCGTGGAGGAGGATTGGGACACGAGCCGCCTCGATCGCCGGCTGTTCTCGTTCGTGCGGGGCAACCGTGCGCTGCGCCGCGAGCTCGGCGAGGTCGAGGAGCGCACGCGGCGGCGCGACATCCTCGCCGGCGACGAAGCGGTCGTGGCGTTCTACGAGGCGAGGGTGCCGGCAGAGGTCGCGGACACGCGCGCCTTCGAGCGCTGGTGGCGCGGCGAGCACCGGCGACGCCCCGACCTGCTCACGATGACGCGCGCCGACCTGCTCGGCGAGGAGGCGGACGCGGACCGCGGCGACGGGTTCCCCGACCGCTGGCGACAGGACGACCAGACGTACTCGCTCGCCTACCGCTTCGAGCCCGGCGCCGACGACGACGGCGTGACGGTCGTGGTGCCGCTCGTGCTGCTCCCCCGCGTCGAGGCCATGGGCTTCGACTGGCAGGTGCCGGGCCTCCGCGACGAGCTCATCACCGCCATGCTCCGCACCCTCCCCAAGGTGCTGCGCCGGCAGGTCGTGCCCGCAGCCGAGTGGGCCGGGAAGATCGCCGCCGAGCTGCCCGACGGTCCCGAGGCAGGGACGGCACGCGACGCCTTCCCCGCCGTCATCGCGCACGCCATCCGCCGGCTGACGTTCGCTCCGGTCGATCCGTCGGACTTCGACCTCGACCGGGTGCCGCCGCACCTGCGCGTGACGTTCCGGGCCGTCGACGAGCGAGGTCGGGTCGCCGGAACCTCGAAGGACCTCGGCGAGCTGCAGGCGCGCCTCGCCGACCGCACCCGCGACGCGGTGGCGAAGGCGGTGACCGCGGCGCCCGGCAGCGCGGCGGGGCGCGGGCGGGCGGGGACCGCGGGGACCGCGGGCAGCGCGGGCGCCGGCGCCCGGGACGGCGGCGAGCGCGGTGCGGCATCCGTCGCTGGGACGCCATCGGCACCCGGGCCCGCCGTCGCCGAGCGCGCCGGAGTCACCTCCTGGGACTGGGACGAACTGCCGGCCCATGTCGACACCCGCCAGGCGGGCAACGTGATCCGCGCCTACCCCGCGCTCGTCGACGAGAAGACCTCGGTCGCCCTGCGGCTCGTCGCCACGGCGGAGGAGCGCGACCGGCTTTCGCGCCGCGGCATCCGTCGGCTGCTGGTGCTGGCCACGCCCACGCCGGTCGCCTATGTGCAGGAGCACCTGTCGAACGAGGAGAAGCTCGCGCTCGCCGCCAGCGCCTATACGGGGCCACGGGCCCTGCTCGACGACTGCCTCGCGGCCTGCGTCGAGGCCGAGCTGCGCACGCGTCATCCCGACGGTCTGCTCTGGACGCGCGCCGAATTCGAGGCTGTGCGCGACGCCGTCGCGGCGAGCGTCGTCGACCGGATGTTCGAGACAGTCGGGATCGTCGCCCGCATCCTGCGCCTCGCGCGGGAAGCCGACCGGGCGATCTCGGGCGCTTCGAGCATGCACCTGATGGCCGCGCTCGGCGACATGCGGAGCCAGCTCGGCGCGCTCGTGCCCTCGGGCTTCGTCTCGGCGACCGGCCTCGACCGCCTGCGGCACCTCCCGCGCTACCTGGAGGGGATCCTCCTGCGGGTGCGGAAGCTGCAGGAGAATCCCGGACGCGACCGGCAGGCGATGAACCAGCTGGAGCCGTCGATCGCCGCATTCGAGGCGGCCGGCGGGCGGATCCCCATCGACCCCGAGGGCCCCGGCCGGCTCGTGCGCGTCCGCTGGATGCTCGAGGAGCTGCGGGTCGGCCTGTTCGCGCAGGAGCTCCGCACCGCCGAGACCGTCTCGCCGCAGCGCATCGCCAAGGCGCTCGCCGGCTGA
- a CDS encoding M20/M25/M40 family metallo-hydrolase, translated as MKRTHTIGVGAVAATAVIALATSTAPAIAAVPTDTSGLRAAVTADAIMDHLAELQAIADANDGTRASGTPGYDASIDYVAGLLEDAGYEVTVQDFLFNSFRELSEPEFDQVSPNPTVYAPNVDFITADYSGSGDVTAPLQAVDLVLPPGPEAGSSTSGCEPEDFADFVAGNIALVQRGTCDFSVKADNAFDAGAVGVIIFNEGQEGRTETLAATLGAEFADPIPVVGTSFEIGDELASLLEQGEVVVHLQTDTLIELDVPTSNLIAETPTGRDDRVVMAGAHLDSVAEGPGIEDNGTGSATLLEIALQMANLGIEPRNTVRFAWWGAEEAGLVGSQYYVDSLTKRQAKDISLYLNFDMIGSPNFGRFIYDGNGDAFGTSGPNGSAGIEGVFEDYFASQDLATEPTAFDGRSDYDAFISAGIPAGGLFTGAEDAKSEDQVALYGGLATYEGEPVSFDPCYHQACDSMDPIGDGADAGLYAALNDAYDGALEYEGVISNVNTLALEQMADAAAHAILTYAMSTSAVNGTAKASPVAGQHVGDRLGSHFRR; from the coding sequence GTGAAGAGAACGCACACCATCGGAGTCGGGGCGGTGGCTGCCACGGCGGTCATCGCGCTCGCCACCAGCACCGCACCAGCGATCGCGGCCGTGCCCACCGACACGAGCGGGCTGCGAGCCGCCGTGACCGCCGACGCCATCATGGATCACCTGGCCGAACTGCAGGCGATCGCCGACGCGAACGACGGAACCCGGGCGAGCGGCACGCCGGGATACGACGCCTCCATCGACTACGTCGCCGGCCTGCTCGAAGACGCGGGCTATGAGGTGACCGTGCAGGACTTCCTCTTCAACTCGTTCCGCGAGCTGTCCGAGCCGGAGTTCGACCAGGTGTCGCCGAACCCGACGGTGTACGCACCGAACGTGGACTTCATCACGGCCGACTACTCGGGCAGTGGCGACGTGACCGCGCCGCTCCAGGCGGTCGACCTCGTGCTCCCGCCCGGGCCGGAGGCCGGCTCCTCGACGAGCGGCTGCGAGCCCGAGGACTTCGCCGACTTCGTCGCCGGGAACATCGCCCTGGTGCAGCGCGGCACGTGCGACTTCTCGGTGAAGGCCGACAACGCATTCGACGCGGGCGCCGTGGGCGTCATCATCTTCAACGAGGGCCAGGAGGGCCGCACCGAGACGCTGGCCGCCACGCTCGGGGCGGAGTTCGCCGACCCGATCCCGGTCGTCGGCACCTCGTTCGAGATCGGCGACGAGCTCGCGTCGCTGCTCGAGCAGGGAGAGGTGGTCGTCCACCTGCAGACCGACACGCTCATCGAGCTCGACGTGCCCACGTCGAACCTCATCGCCGAGACGCCGACCGGACGCGACGACCGCGTCGTCATGGCCGGCGCACACCTCGACTCCGTCGCCGAGGGCCCCGGGATCGAGGACAACGGCACCGGCTCGGCGACGCTGCTCGAGATCGCCCTCCAGATGGCGAATCTCGGCATCGAGCCGCGCAACACCGTGCGCTTCGCATGGTGGGGCGCCGAGGAGGCCGGCCTCGTCGGGTCGCAGTACTACGTCGACTCCCTCACGAAGCGCCAGGCGAAGGACATCAGCCTCTACCTCAACTTCGACATGATCGGCTCGCCCAACTTCGGCCGGTTCATCTACGACGGGAACGGCGACGCCTTCGGCACCTCCGGCCCGAACGGAAGCGCCGGCATCGAGGGGGTCTTCGAGGACTACTTCGCCTCGCAGGACCTCGCCACGGAACCGACCGCCTTCGACGGACGCTCGGACTACGACGCGTTCATCAGTGCCGGCATCCCGGCAGGAGGCCTGTTCACCGGAGCCGAGGACGCGAAGTCCGAGGACCAGGTCGCGCTCTACGGCGGCCTCGCCACGTACGAGGGCGAGCCGGTCTCGTTCGACCCGTGCTACCACCAGGCCTGCGACAGCATGGACCCGATCGGTGACGGCGCGGACGCCGGCCTCTACGCGGCGCTGAACGACGCGTACGACGGCGCACTCGAGTACGAGGGCGTGATCAGCAACGTCAACACGCTGGCACTCGAGCAGATGGCGGATGCCGCGGCGCACGCGATCCTCACGTACGCCATGTCGACGAGTGCGGTGAACGGCACGGCCAAGGCGTCCCCCGTCGCCGGGCAGCACGTCGGAGACCGTCTCGGTTCGCACTTCCGACGCTGA
- a CDS encoding MFS transporter, whose amino-acid sequence MGSYSDLLRTPGVARIIAAQLTARFPSGMLSLAFLLHVERQTGSYGAAGLVLAATSIGQAVAGPLTSRLMGRFGMRPVLITTLAVCVTAIVTIGVVPMSVPAYMAVGLVAGLSTPPVQPAVRTIYPKMVNSRQLTPLFSLDASAQEIIWVVGPVVTTFVATQVGTVWAILLAAAMMVIGGVWFISSPELGRVRIPRSKRRFGAVLARPAVMLATIVGFLLIGACAAVEAGVVAAFGHDGAEAGIVLAVFSVGSLAGGLFLGHVPIGPWATARRLLIVFVGVALAAFAMDFWWLAITLFIAGIGIAPALAVLFAIVSASVKFSDTAEAYGWVGTGQLIGAALGSALAGFLIDGSGAQGAFWAASGLAFLGVVAAVIGRPWHPDLRGRDASPIPDTEPVPLQPS is encoded by the coding sequence GTGGGCAGCTACTCCGATCTCCTCAGAACCCCGGGCGTCGCTCGGATCATCGCCGCCCAGCTGACCGCACGATTCCCGTCGGGAATGCTGTCGCTCGCGTTCCTCCTCCATGTCGAACGGCAGACCGGCTCCTATGGCGCGGCGGGCCTCGTACTCGCCGCGACCTCGATCGGCCAGGCCGTCGCCGGGCCGCTCACGAGCCGCCTCATGGGCCGCTTCGGCATGCGACCGGTGCTCATCACCACGCTGGCCGTGTGCGTCACCGCGATCGTCACGATCGGCGTCGTGCCCATGTCGGTGCCCGCGTACATGGCGGTCGGCCTCGTCGCCGGGCTCTCCACCCCGCCTGTGCAGCCCGCCGTGCGCACGATCTACCCCAAGATGGTGAACTCGCGCCAGCTCACGCCGCTGTTCTCCCTCGACGCCTCGGCGCAGGAGATCATCTGGGTCGTGGGCCCGGTCGTGACGACGTTCGTGGCGACGCAGGTCGGCACCGTCTGGGCCATCCTGCTCGCCGCCGCCATGATGGTCATCGGCGGCGTCTGGTTCATCTCGTCGCCCGAGCTCGGTCGCGTGCGGATCCCCCGTTCCAAGCGTCGCTTCGGTGCGGTGCTGGCCCGACCGGCGGTCATGCTGGCCACGATCGTCGGCTTCCTGCTCATCGGCGCCTGCGCCGCGGTCGAGGCGGGCGTCGTGGCCGCGTTCGGTCACGACGGGGCCGAGGCCGGCATCGTGCTCGCCGTCTTCTCCGTCGGCTCGCTCGCCGGCGGCCTCTTCCTCGGCCACGTCCCCATCGGACCGTGGGCCACAGCCCGCCGCCTGCTCATCGTGTTCGTCGGCGTCGCGCTCGCGGCCTTCGCCATGGACTTCTGGTGGCTCGCGATCACGCTCTTCATCGCGGGCATCGGCATCGCCCCCGCGCTCGCCGTGCTGTTCGCCATCGTGTCGGCGAGCGTGAAGTTCAGCGACACCGCGGAGGCCTACGGCTGGGTCGGCACCGGCCAGCTCATCGGCGCGGCGCTCGGCTCGGCGCTCGCCGGGTTCCTGATCGACGGGTCCGGGGCGCAGGGCGCGTTCTGGGCCGCGTCGGGGCTGGCGTTCCTCGGCGTCGTCGCCGCCGTGATCGGGCGCCCGTGGCATCCGGACCTGCGTGGCCGCGATGCCAGCCCGATCCCCGACACCGAACCGGTGCCGCTGCAACCCAGTTGA